In Gossypium hirsutum isolate 1008001.06 chromosome D01, Gossypium_hirsutum_v2.1, whole genome shotgun sequence, the genomic window AATAACCTTATGTGCCTCTACACACACAGGGGACAATTTGAAAAAGTCCCTGATGTATTGTTAGAGATGAAGATGAATGGTGTCTCCCCTGACAAGTTCAGCTATAAAATCTGCATCAATTCTTACGGGGCTAGAGCTGATTATGACATCATGGAGAAGGTTCTACAAGAAATGGACAGCCAACGGGACATTCAAATGGATTGGTGTACTTATTCCCTAGCGGCAAACTACTACATAAAAGCAGGTCTTAAAGAAAAGGCACTTCATTATCTCAAGGAATGCGAGAAGAAGGTAGGTAATGATGCAGAAGGCTATGACCATTTGATTTCATTTTATGCTCGTTTGGGAAACAAAGATGAACTGAAAAGGCTGTGGGACCTTCAAAAGTCCAAATGTAGGAAGCAAACCAATAAAAACTACATAGTAATGTTGGGTTCATTGGTGAAGCTTGGTGAGCTTGAAGAAACTGAAAAGTTAATTGATGAGTGGGAGCTGTCTTGTAAGACATATGATTTCCGAGTGCCTAACGTGCTTCTTATTGGTTATTGTCAGAAAGATTTAGTTGAAAAGGCAGAAGCAAAGTTACAGGATGTAATCAAAAGAAGGAAGATTGCAATCCCGAACAGTTGGTCTATTGTCGCAACTGGATACATGAATAAGAACAAAATGGAGAAGGCTTTTGAGTGTTTTAAGGAAGCTCTTGCTATGCAGACACAAAATAGAGGGTGGAAGCCAAAAGCAGGTTTAATATCAAGCATATTGAGTTGGCTAGGTGAGAATGGAGAAGTTGAAGATGCAGAAGCTTTTGTGAAATTATTGAGAACCAAGGTTCCTGTAAATAGAGAAATGTACCATGCCCTTTTAAAGGCATATATCAGAAATGGAAAAGAAGTAGAGGGGCTTTTGGTGAGCATGAAGGATGATAAAATAGATGAAAACGGGGACACAATGAAGATCCTTAGCCTTCAAGACCAAAACTCTGAAGTCACTGGGTAGAGGTGCAATTTTAACTACTTGAAGTAGCTACAGAATCTTTTAACAGTCAATCTGACCAAATGATGATAATCTTACATTACATGTTGCCCTTCCTCAGTGTGTAACATGTTTATTTTGTTATGTCCTTGGGGAACATGCTTTGAAATTATGTGCAGATTTATGTCATCATCGCTATGTTGTTAGAAGCAGGAAAGTAGTTTGGCTTATTTATCATGTATACAGGGTAGGGGTGGGAAACTGCATTTCACATTTATTATATGATAGGAGATGCATTCATGATTGTAGTGACAGCTCTAGTTATTACAGTAAGGTTGATCATTTAGTTGACGTCAAAGACATTTGGAATTTCATTTCTAATGACACTTTTTTTAATTAGGGATAGTAATCAGGACTGTTATTCCATATATTTTGatagtgaaaattaaaattttgagcttAACAATGATCATTCTTTTTTGAGTGGGCTATTCAATGTTATGAAATTCCATCTAAATCGAAGTCAAAATCCAAACTCCAGTTGGATTGGGAAAATATAAAGCCCAAAAGTTGTTATACTACTTGTCTTAAAAGAACATGTCGAGTCAACCGCAGGTTCGCTCATTGGTGGGCTCATCTAACTCAAGATTTTCATGTGCTTCTCATGTGGACGGTGGACCTCATCAGATTATATTCCAATGGTGAGAGTACCATCAAACACTAGAGTTTCATTATGATCTACTTGAAGTCCTTTCTATCACTTTCATTAAAGCCTTCCATAATTTTACTACCAACTCCATCAGATCATGTCTCAGTGTTGATTTCCATCAAGGCCTACTCGAAGGTCCGTCGTATCATATCTCAATAAAGCCGTCCATAGTTTTAGTGCAACCAAATGCAATCATCAAGTCATTGCTTACGACCAATCCCATTTTCCTACCAACTGCAGACACTATCATCAAGTTATTGCTTGACATCGCTCCAAGACCCTACAATAATCCTATGCTATAGATTACCGGTACAAAAAGGTCACACCAAGCTCTTCCTCTATATAAGTTACCTCATTCTCTAACAAGGGGCAAACTATCGCAACCACTTCCAAGTTCTACTATAACTCTCCAAACTTTTGTGACTCTTGGTACATCAATGTTAACTGCATCCAACTATCGTCCCTAAATCTTGTATCAACAAAAAGCCATAACAAaagcgagaaagagaaaagaCCGAGCAAATCACAAATGAAACATCACATCAGTAGTAGCAGTGAAGAAGAATTGCATTCGGAATTAAAATCAGACTATACAGAATCCAAGGCAGAGGCAACGAACGAACAAGCTAAGCTATGATAAGAAATGACTTGCATGCACAAAATTGGCAACTTGGAGGTGAGGATGTAGTGTTAGTTTTATCTTGAATTATTTCATGGCTAATGATTGGTTTAGTGTTGTAGTTTTATAATTACAGGATGCAGCTAGCCATACAAAAAACGGCTCTGTCCAGATGTTGCTATGCAAGGAGGATAGCCATAAGCCTAGATGGAGGCTAACAAGTAACTGTTCCAAATTCATGAATCCCATTCCCCCACGTTGGCTATCTAAAGATGCTTTAAGATCCATCGGTTGTAAGCTTTAAGAAGTTGAAATCTCCATTTCCACAGACTCTCAAAATCTTCGGAACGGGgtaatttgagttttaaaaaattgtaattattttatttggtaTCAATTTTCGAATTTAAATCATGTTggaattgttttaaatttaagttatttaagtcATTTCATGTTCGAGATacttttaaattgaatattacgaTAAATTTAAATATGGGTTGAACATGTttgagttattattatttttataggtTAAATAAGTgagtaaaattttcattttagattttaaattaatcGGATTAGAAAAtgcaaaaaactaaaaataaatgtaCTTTAAGTAGTATGAATTCTACCGAGCTTcgtgttaaattaattattaataaattttgttgagacaaattatagagtaaatatttgaatattaaaatatacattaagaatttgaagaataaaaattaaatcttaaatttagtGTAACAAaggaatcaaaattaaaatttaaccattattatGTAATTCAGAATTTGAGTTTATCACGGTATTAAAGGTATAAAATTGAAATCttactattttattatataatgaaAAAAAGGTTATATAGATTTGTCTAGGGGTGAGTGTTCGATCAGGTCGAGTGAAAAAATatcgagttaatcaagttgatgaattatattttatcatcctaactcgatttgaaattttttctaatcgagtcgagtgaaatgaaattcaaatcaAGTAAAATTGTTCgagttttaaattaaaaattaaataagtcaaattaaaatattattacaatataactaattccatatagcccataaatttgaaaccatatatatttgaatttctttttaaaaaaattagtatgataaacttgaatcattaattaacttatttagttcCTCAGAATTATTGTTctagaaaatattttgaattttaaaaatcattttaaattatttttgtaatttttgttgagaaagaggctaatttgtttattttcaaacttGATAAGGACCAAAAAGATATTCACactaatttattattcaaattattagaatagtaaaatttacctatttaaattaacttaaaaaatttaaattttttttttaatttttttaaattgaatcgaattttttttatgtgaaatggccgtgtacccttcaaaacgACACGAAAACAGAGCAGCCAAAGTACCGCCGAACTCAGTAATGATAGCAGCGAAACTAAAACCATATCCTTTCCAACAAAAATATCAGATGGAAATTCCCATCAAATGTTGTCTTCAAAGATGCTGAAAAAGCCATTTTCTTCATCTTCAACTAAAACCTTATTAGACATAATTTCCCAACAAAAACATCCCATTGCCTCAATCAAACCCATACTTTTAACCCTCAAATCCAAACCCAATTTTGCTCTTAACTTCTTCAAATGGAGCCAAAGTTTCTCAAAATCGCCCCACGGTTTACCCTCCTACTGTGCACTCATTCACATCTTTCTCTGCCATCGAATGTTTGGTGCCGCAGCTCAGGTGTTCGAGGAAATGATGGACCATGTAGATACAAATATTGATGTTCTTGATGCTTTTAATGAAGGGTTTAGGGATTTTGGATCCAACCCAAATGTCGTTTTTCGGTTTTTGTTGGAAAGTTACAGCAAGAATGGGAAATTGGATATGGCTTTCCTTGTGTTCATGGAAATGGCTAAAAGGAGGCTTTACATCtcaaataatttggtttttaGGATGCTGAATTCTTTAATGAATGCGAATTGTGTTGATAACTATGGTGAATTTTGTAGATTTTTTAGAACACGAGGTTTTTGTGTGTATGGGATTGTGATGGAAGGGCTTTTGAAGAATAGGAAGATTGGAATGgccttgatttttcatgaaaagaTGATTTTGAAGGGTATAGAGGTTGACATTGTTGCTTGTAACAAGATTTTGAAGGGTCTTGCTGTAAATAAGGAAATAGGAATTGCTTCTAAGTTATTTGATGTAATACTAACTTTTGGTCCGTTGCCAAATGTGGTGACTTTTAGCACACTGATTAACATGTATTGTAAAGATGGAAAATTGGATACAGCATTTGAGATTTACAATGTTATGATAAAGAGGAATGTAATTCCAGATTTAATTCTGTATTCTATACTTATTGATGGTTATTTCAAGGCAGGGAGATTGGATGAGGGAGAGAAGCTCCTCTCTGTGGCTTTAGATCGAGGTATCAAGTTGGATTTGGTTGTTTTCAGCTTGGCTCTGGACGCTTATGGCAAGGTAGGGGATTTGGGGAGAGTGGTTCAGGTTTATAAGAGAATGTTGGAGGAAGATTTATCACCAAACATGGTGAGTTACAGCATTCTCATAAGTGGTTTGTTTGGAAATGGTAGGATGCTTGAAGCTTGTGGCATATTTGGTCAAATTATCAAAAGGGGTTTTGAGCCTTCTCTCATAACCTATAGTAGCCTCATTGATGGTTTCTGCAAGATGGGGAATTTGAAGGATGGTTTTCATCTATTTGATGATATGATAGAGAAGGGCCATCAACCTGATGTTGTTGTTTATAATGTGTTACTACATGGTCTTTGCAAAAAAGGGATGGCTAGAAGTGCTCTTAGGTTCTTCTTTAACAGTGTAAGCAAGGGTCTAAAATCCAATATCTTCATTTTTAACTCCTTGATGGATGGTTATTGTAGGTTGAAACAGTTAAGGAATGCTGTGAAGGTGTATATGTTAATGGGAATCTATAGCGTAAAACCAGATATAGTAACCTACACTTTGCTTGTTAGAGGTGCTTCAAAGCAAGGAAAACTGGATGCAGCACTGTTAGTTTTTTTTCAAATGCTGAAGAGGGGTTTCCCTGGAGATGCTATAACATACTGTACCCTCATGGATGGATTCTGCAAACATAAAAATCCAACTGCTGGATTGCAGATATTTAAACTGATGCAAACGAATGGAGTGATTCCTGATATTGCTGTATATAATGTTCTCCTCAATATGCTTCTCAAGGACTCTCATCTAGAAGAGGCATCAAAGCTTTTCAGCCAACTTGTTGAGAAAGGGCCAAAACCCGATGTCATAACGTACAACACAATGATATGTGGTTACTGCTCGTTGCAAAGATTGGATGAGGCGATTAGCCTCTTCCAACAGCTGACTTCTCTCTTTGGACCCAATTCAATTACCTTTACTATATTAATTGATGCTTTCTGCAAGGAGGGTAGAATGGATGGAGCTATGTCAATGTTTTCCAAAATGTTGGAGAAGGGTCCTGAACCCAATGTGGTAACATAC contains:
- the LOC107917182 gene encoding pentatricopeptide repeat-containing protein At4g21705, mitochondrial, which gives rise to MASRTLFTILNNKKTKTLTADWLVMTRAYCVAPNPANINSLYSRINAIGDPNCSVTPVLQQWVKGKNVKEFQLQRLIRDLRSRRRYTHALEVSKWMSSSDLEFSSSDYAVQLDLIGRVNGLTAAKNFFSSLRDQDKTVKTYGALLNCYVRVGLIDESLSLMKKMKEMGFLSSPLNYNNLMCLYTHRGQFEKVPDVLLEMKMNGVSPDKFSYKICINSYGARADYDIMEKVLQEMDSQRDIQMDWCTYSLAANYYIKAGLKEKALHYLKECEKKVGNDAEGYDHLISFYARLGNKDELKRLWDLQKSKCRKQTNKNYIVMLGSLVKLGELEETEKLIDEWELSCKTYDFRVPNVLLIGYCQKDLVEKAEAKLQDVIKRRKIAIPNSWSIVATGYMNKNKMEKAFECFKEALAMQTQNRGWKPKAGLISSILSWLGENGEVEDAEAFVKLLRTKVPVNREMYHALLKAYIRNGKEVEGLLVSMKDDKIDENGDTMKILSLQDQNSEVTG
- the LOC107916883 gene encoding putative pentatricopeptide repeat-containing protein At1g31840; this translates as MLSSKMLKKPFSSSSTKTLLDIISQQKHPIASIKPILLTLKSKPNFALNFFKWSQSFSKSPHGLPSYCALIHIFLCHRMFGAAAQVFEEMMDHVDTNIDVLDAFNEGFRDFGSNPNVVFRFLLESYSKNGKLDMAFLVFMEMAKRRLYISNNLVFRMLNSLMNANCVDNYGEFCRFFRTRGFCVYGIVMEGLLKNRKIGMALIFHEKMILKGIEVDIVACNKILKGLAVNKEIGIASKLFDVILTFGPLPNVVTFSTLINMYCKDGKLDTAFEIYNVMIKRNVIPDLILYSILIDGYFKAGRLDEGEKLLSVALDRGIKLDLVVFSLALDAYGKVGDLGRVVQVYKRMLEEDLSPNMVSYSILISGLFGNGRMLEACGIFGQIIKRGFEPSLITYSSLIDGFCKMGNLKDGFHLFDDMIEKGHQPDVVVYNVLLHGLCKKGMARSALRFFFNSVSKGLKSNIFIFNSLMDGYCRLKQLRNAVKVYMLMGIYSVKPDIVTYTLLVRGASKQGKLDAALLVFFQMLKRGFPGDAITYCTLMDGFCKHKNPTAGLQIFKLMQTNGVIPDIAVYNVLLNMLLKDSHLEEASKLFSQLVEKGPKPDVITYNTMICGYCSLQRLDEAISLFQQLTSLFGPNSITFTILIDAFCKEGRMDGAMSMFSKMLEKGPEPNVVTYGCLIDGYFKSQDMRTATELHEEMLENQISPNIVSYSILIDGFCKQGLMLEASLAFCCALDRRLLPDVVAYSILIRGYCKVGRLVEAKLLCEQMFMEGVMPDDLLERTLVEYNL